A region of Saccharococcus thermophilus DNA encodes the following proteins:
- the comGG gene encoding competence type IV pilus minor pilin ComGG, with protein MYKQSGVIFPLTVVVSFFFLLMLAHVLALYEVEMETMRYEQQSSEVESIMQMAVFDVKKQIASSPLQQGKEGTFLYPIGKADYEWKKIDETTIQATISAYSDTGIRYSATFLISLPSLDIIQWTENGAP; from the coding sequence ATGTACAAGCAAAGTGGTGTCATTTTTCCGCTGACAGTCGTGGTTTCGTTTTTCTTTCTTCTGATGCTTGCCCACGTTCTCGCGCTGTATGAGGTGGAAATGGAAACGATGCGGTACGAACAACAGTCTTCTGAAGTGGAATCGATTATGCAGATGGCCGTTTTTGACGTCAAAAAACAGATAGCGTCCTCCCCTTTACAGCAAGGAAAGGAAGGGACGTTTTTATATCCAATTGGAAAAGCGGATTATGAGTGGAAAAAGATAGATGAAACAACCATCCAAGCAACGATTTCCGCTTATTCCGACACTGGAATTCGCTATAGTGCCACTTTTCTCATATCGCTTCCGTCGCTCGACATTATCCAGTGGACGGAAAATGGCGCGCCATGA
- the gcvT gene encoding glycine cleavage system aminomethyltransferase GcvT, producing MLKRTPLFPVYERYGAKTIDFGGWELPVQFSSIKEEHEAVRTRAGLFDVSHMGEFVVKGSGSLAFLQKMMTNDIAKLTDGRAQYTLMCYEDGGTVDDLLIYKKADGKYLLVVNAANIEKDFAWLNNHAFGDVQLENVSAEIAQLALQGPLAEQVLQKLTNIDLSALKFFAFQDHVDLQGVKALVSRTGYTGEDGFEIYCHAEDAIALWEAILEAGKEEGVIPCGLGARDTLRFEATLPLYGQELSKDITPIEAGLGFAVKTNKEMDFIGKDVLKKQKEEGTARKLVGIEMIDKGIPRHGYKVFANGEEIGFITTGTQSPTLKKNIGLALMKTEFAGLGSEVEVEIRGKRLKAKVIATPFYKRAK from the coding sequence ATGTTAAAACGCACGCCGCTATTTCCTGTTTACGAGCGCTATGGCGCCAAAACGATTGATTTTGGCGGATGGGAACTTCCTGTCCAATTTTCGAGCATTAAAGAAGAGCATGAAGCGGTGCGCACACGCGCAGGTCTATTTGATGTATCACATATGGGCGAGTTTGTCGTCAAGGGGAGCGGGAGCCTCGCGTTTTTGCAAAAAATGATGACGAACGATATCGCGAAATTAACAGACGGCCGTGCGCAATATACGTTGATGTGCTATGAAGACGGCGGCACCGTTGATGATTTATTAATTTATAAAAAAGCGGATGGGAAATATCTTCTCGTTGTCAATGCCGCAAATATAGAGAAAGATTTTGCTTGGTTGAATAATCACGCATTCGGTGACGTGCAGCTGGAAAACGTTTCAGCGGAAATTGCCCAGCTTGCGCTGCAAGGACCACTTGCGGAACAAGTGCTGCAAAAATTAACCAATATTGATTTATCCGCGCTTAAGTTTTTTGCGTTTCAAGATCATGTCGACCTTCAAGGAGTGAAAGCGCTTGTTTCCCGCACTGGATATACAGGGGAAGACGGATTTGAGATTTATTGCCACGCCGAAGATGCGATTGCCCTTTGGGAAGCGATTTTAGAAGCAGGAAAAGAAGAAGGCGTTATTCCATGCGGGCTTGGCGCGCGCGATACGCTTCGTTTTGAAGCGACATTGCCGCTTTACGGCCAAGAGCTGTCAAAAGATATTACGCCAATCGAGGCAGGGCTTGGATTTGCGGTGAAAACAAACAAAGAGATGGATTTTATCGGAAAAGATGTGCTGAAAAAACAAAAAGAAGAAGGAACCGCACGAAAACTGGTCGGTATCGAAATGATTGACAAAGGCATTCCGCGCCACGGCTATAAAGTGTTTGCCAATGGCGAAGAAATCGGTTTTATTACGACAGGAACACAATCACCGACATTAAAGAAAAATATCGGCTTGGCGCTGATGAAAACGGAGTTTGCCGGGCTTGGCAGCGAAGTAGAAGTGGAAATTCGCGGAAAACGCCTAAAAGCAAAAGTCATTGCGACGCCGTTTTATAAGCGGGCAAAGTAA
- a CDS encoding DEAD/DEAH box helicase has translation MLNIEMDEAWKEEFIERFEKDGPWASWEMYQLALEAAMHLSVPEFDGLQAPKHLPHLTPLPHQLEVARQVVENMNGKAILADEVGLGKTIEAGLILKEYMIRGLVKKVLILVPASLVSQWVTELNEKFFIPAVQQKKSYVWEQCDVVVSSIDTAKKSPHREIIYKQQYDMIIIDEAHKLKNNKTKNYEFVQNLKKKFCLLLTATPIQNRIEEIFNLVSLLKPGHLGNAEYFAKTYGKTRSLQTNEHLKALVNKVMIRNRRADTGIEWSKRHVEPVLIEFTKEERELYEAVQALKRDGEVLFGSQFSLITMLREACSSREALFLTVKNMMDKYEGDVPASFGQLMEKINAVTTNSKAEKALELIRSINDKVIIFTEYRATQLYLQWFLKQNGISSVPFRGGFKRGKKDWMKELFKNHAQVFIATEAGGEGINLQFCRHVINYDLPWNPMRLEQRIGRVHRLGQTDDVYIYNFAVKNTVEEHILTLLYEKIRLFERVIGELDDILAKMNFANLEHYLQDALVHSRSEGEMKIKMENITAMIELAGQLAKGGEQYAAT, from the coding sequence ATGCTGAACATCGAAATGGATGAGGCATGGAAGGAGGAATTTATCGAGCGGTTTGAAAAAGACGGTCCATGGGCGAGCTGGGAAATGTACCAGCTCGCATTGGAGGCGGCAATGCATTTAAGCGTGCCTGAATTTGACGGCTTGCAGGCGCCAAAGCATTTGCCGCACTTAACACCGCTTCCGCATCAGCTCGAAGTCGCAAGACAGGTCGTCGAAAACATGAACGGAAAAGCGATCCTTGCCGATGAGGTCGGACTTGGCAAAACGATTGAAGCCGGGCTTATTTTAAAAGAATATATGATCCGCGGGCTAGTAAAGAAGGTGCTCATTCTCGTTCCCGCCTCCCTCGTATCGCAATGGGTGACAGAACTGAATGAAAAGTTCTTTATTCCCGCCGTGCAGCAGAAAAAAAGCTATGTATGGGAACAATGCGATGTCGTCGTTTCCTCGATCGACACCGCTAAAAAAAGCCCGCACCGTGAAATCATTTACAAGCAGCAATACGACATGATCATCATTGATGAGGCGCATAAGCTGAAAAATAATAAAACCAAAAACTATGAATTCGTGCAAAATTTAAAAAAGAAGTTTTGTTTATTGCTGACCGCCACCCCGATTCAAAATCGGATTGAGGAAATTTTCAATCTTGTTTCTTTGCTAAAGCCCGGCCATTTAGGGAACGCTGAATATTTTGCGAAAACGTACGGCAAAACGCGCTCCTTGCAAACGAACGAGCATTTAAAAGCACTGGTCAATAAAGTGATGATCCGCAACCGCCGCGCCGATACCGGCATCGAATGGTCGAAACGCCATGTAGAGCCCGTGCTCATCGAATTTACAAAAGAAGAACGTGAACTGTACGAGGCGGTGCAAGCGTTAAAACGAGACGGAGAAGTATTGTTCGGCAGCCAATTTTCCTTGATCACGATGCTAAGGGAAGCATGCAGCAGCCGGGAAGCCCTATTTCTCACCGTCAAAAATATGATGGACAAATACGAAGGCGATGTTCCCGCTTCGTTCGGGCAGCTGATGGAAAAAATCAATGCCGTCACCACCAACTCAAAAGCGGAAAAAGCGCTGGAGCTGATTCGCTCCATTAATGACAAAGTCATTATTTTTACCGAATACCGGGCGACTCAACTGTATCTGCAATGGTTTTTAAAACAGAACGGCATTTCTTCCGTCCCGTTTCGCGGCGGATTTAAACGCGGAAAGAAAGACTGGATGAAAGAACTATTTAAAAACCACGCCCAAGTCTTTATCGCCACCGAGGCGGGCGGAGAGGGAATCAACTTGCAGTTTTGCCGCCATGTCATCAACTATGACCTACCTTGGAATCCGATGCGGCTTGAACAACGGATTGGCCGCGTCCACCGCCTCGGCCAGACGGACGACGTCTACATCTATAATTTTGCGGTCAAAAATACGGTCGAAGAACATATTTTAACGCTCCTGTATGAAAAAATCCGCCTGTTTGAACGGGTCATCGGCGAACTCGACGACATCTTGGCGAAAATGAACTTTGCCAACTTGGAGCATTATTTGCAAGATGCGCTAGTTCACTCTAGAAGCGAAGGCGAAATGAAAATCAAAATGGAAAATATCACAGCCATGATTGAATTAGCTGGCCAGCTTGCCAAAGGAGGAGAACAGTATGCAGCAACATGA
- a CDS encoding rhodanese-like domain-containing protein — MKVLLILLGAIIIYSVVTYLMQRKMVKALTEEEFRAGYRKAQLIDVREPDEFAAGHILGARNIPLTQLRMRMKELRKDQPIYLYCQNGLRSGRAAQMLYRKGYRDLYHLKGGFKTWTGKIKKKA; from the coding sequence GTGAAAGTACTATTGATCCTTCTCGGCGCGATTATCATTTATTCGGTCGTCACCTACTTGATGCAGCGAAAAATGGTGAAAGCGTTGACGGAAGAAGAATTCCGCGCCGGTTACCGCAAAGCGCAATTAATTGACGTCCGCGAACCGGATGAGTTTGCGGCTGGACATATTTTAGGGGCGCGCAATATTCCTTTGACCCAACTGCGCATGCGCATGAAAGAGCTGCGAAAAGATCAGCCGATTTATTTATATTGCCAAAACGGGCTGCGCAGCGGCCGCGCCGCGCAAATGCTGTACCGCAAAGGCTACCGCGATTTGTACCATTTAAAAGGCGGTTTTAAAACGTGGACAGGAAAAATCAAGAAAAAAGCTTAA
- a CDS encoding YqzE family protein, protein MAANDYVKFVTQQLVAYMDLPKEERKKKRMQRKQEKPPLAYRWFGMIPLSLRLLFRRHS, encoded by the coding sequence ATGGCGGCAAACGATTATGTAAAGTTTGTCACCCAACAATTGGTCGCATATATGGATTTGCCGAAGGAAGAGCGAAAAAAGAAACGAATGCAGCGAAAACAAGAAAAACCGCCGCTAGCGTATCGCTGGTTTGGGATGATTCCCCTTTCCCTTCGCCTTCTGTTTCGGCGTCATTCCTAA
- the gcvPA gene encoding aminomethyl-transferring glycine dehydrogenase subunit GcvPA: MLHRYLPMTEEDKKEMLKAIGVDSIDDLFADIPESVRFHGELNIKKAKSEPELFKELAGLAAKNADAKKYVSFLGAGVYDHYIPAIVDHVISRSEFYTAYTPYQPEISQGELQAIFEFQTMICELTGMDVANSSMYDGGTALAEAMLLSAAHTKRKKILLSKAVHPEYRDVVKTYAKGQHLEVVEIPFAGGITDLEALKAEMADDVACVIVQYPNFFGQIEPLKDIEPIAHGEKSMFVVASNPLALGVLTPPGQFGADIVVGDAQPFGIPMQFGGPHCGYFAVKSALMRKIPGRLVGQTTDEEGRRGFVLTLQAREQHIRRDKATSNICSNQALNALAASVAMTALGKKGVKEMAMMNIQKAQYAKNELAKRGFTVPFTGPFFNEFVIRLSKPAGEVNKHLLEKGIIGGYDLGRDYPELANHMLIAVTELRTKEEIDTLVKELGDCHA, encoded by the coding sequence GTGCTGCATCGATATTTGCCAATGACGGAAGAAGATAAGAAGGAAATGCTGAAGGCAATTGGCGTTGACTCGATTGATGATTTGTTTGCCGATATTCCGGAAAGCGTGCGTTTCCATGGCGAATTAAACATAAAAAAGGCGAAGTCGGAGCCGGAGCTGTTCAAAGAGTTGGCCGGACTTGCCGCAAAGAATGCCGATGCGAAAAAATATGTCTCCTTTTTAGGAGCGGGAGTATATGACCATTATATTCCGGCCATTGTCGATCATGTTATTTCCCGTTCTGAGTTTTATACGGCATATACCCCGTATCAGCCGGAAATTTCGCAAGGCGAACTGCAGGCGATTTTTGAATTTCAAACGATGATTTGCGAGCTGACCGGCATGGACGTGGCTAACTCGTCGATGTATGACGGCGGAACGGCGCTGGCGGAAGCGATGCTGTTAAGCGCCGCACATACGAAACGGAAAAAAATATTGCTGTCGAAAGCCGTCCATCCGGAATATCGCGATGTCGTGAAAACGTATGCGAAAGGACAGCATCTTGAGGTAGTTGAAATTCCGTTTGCAGGCGGCATTACTGATTTAGAAGCGCTAAAGGCGGAAATGGCCGACGATGTCGCTTGCGTTATCGTTCAATATCCGAACTTTTTCGGGCAAATTGAACCGCTAAAAGACATCGAGCCGATTGCGCACGGTGAAAAAAGCATGTTTGTCGTTGCCAGCAATCCGCTCGCACTCGGCGTGCTCACCCCGCCGGGGCAGTTTGGTGCCGACATTGTCGTCGGTGATGCGCAGCCATTTGGCATTCCGATGCAATTTGGCGGACCACATTGCGGCTATTTTGCCGTCAAATCGGCACTGATGCGGAAAATTCCGGGACGGCTTGTCGGGCAGACGACCGATGAAGAAGGACGGAGAGGGTTCGTATTGACGCTGCAGGCGCGCGAGCAGCACATTCGCCGCGATAAAGCGACGTCCAACATTTGCTCGAACCAGGCGCTAAACGCGCTTGCCGCGTCGGTGGCGATGACGGCGCTCGGCAAAAAAGGCGTCAAAGAGATGGCGATGATGAACATTCAAAAAGCGCAATATGCGAAAAATGAATTGGCAAAACGCGGGTTTACCGTGCCGTTTACCGGTCCATTCTTTAACGAATTTGTCATCCGCCTGTCCAAACCGGCAGGAGAAGTCAATAAGCACCTTTTGGAAAAAGGCATCATTGGCGGATACGACCTCGGCCGCGATTATCCAGAATTGGCAAACCATATGCTTATCGCGGTCACAGAATTGCGGACAAAAGAGGAAATCGACACGCTTGTGAAAGAATTGGGGGATTGCCATGCATAA
- a CDS encoding lipoate--protein ligase family protein: MAKEVWRFIDSGYCSPSFNMALDEALLDWHSEGKIPPTIRFYGWNPPTLSIGYFQKVEKEIDLEAVKRHGLGFVRRPTGGRGVLHDKELTYSVIVSEEHPDMPKTVTEAYRVISQGILEGFRFLGLNAYFAVPRTEEEKADLRSPRSAVCFDAPSWYELVVEGRKIAGSAQTRQKGVILQHGSILLDLDEDLLFSLFKYPNERVKERLQRNFKNKAVAINELTDRKITIEEAKEAFYKGFEKGLDIVLEPYTLSSEELEYVHELARTKYESDEWNFKR; the protein is encoded by the coding sequence ATGGCAAAAGAAGTATGGCGCTTTATTGACTCTGGCTATTGTTCCCCGTCGTTTAATATGGCGCTTGATGAAGCGCTGCTCGATTGGCATAGCGAAGGAAAAATTCCGCCGACGATTCGCTTTTACGGCTGGAATCCGCCGACGCTATCGATCGGTTACTTTCAAAAAGTCGAAAAGGAAATTGATTTAGAAGCGGTAAAACGCCATGGCCTCGGGTTTGTGAGACGGCCGACAGGAGGGCGCGGCGTTCTCCATGATAAAGAGCTGACGTATAGTGTGATTGTTTCCGAAGAACATCCGGATATGCCAAAAACGGTGACCGAGGCGTATCGGGTGATTTCGCAAGGAATTTTAGAAGGATTTCGTTTTCTCGGCTTAAATGCCTATTTTGCCGTGCCAAGAACGGAAGAGGAAAAAGCGGATTTAAGAAGCCCAAGATCTGCCGTCTGTTTTGATGCGCCGTCATGGTACGAGCTTGTTGTCGAAGGCCGCAAAATTGCCGGCAGCGCGCAGACGCGGCAAAAAGGGGTTATTTTGCAGCACGGCTCGATTTTGCTTGACTTGGATGAAGATTTGCTTTTCAGCTTGTTTAAATATCCAAACGAACGGGTAAAAGAGCGCCTGCAACGCAATTTTAAAAACAAGGCGGTGGCGATTAACGAATTGACCGACCGCAAGATTACGATCGAAGAAGCGAAAGAGGCGTTTTATAAAGGATTTGAAAAAGGGCTCGATATCGTTTTAGAACCGTATACGTTATCGTCGGAAGAGCTCGAATATGTTCATGAATTAGCGCGTACGAAATATGAAAGTGATGAATGGAATTTCAAACGCTGA
- a CDS encoding restriction endonuclease, which yields MNRGYAGFYKGHYLRSSYEYAYAKYLDHHSIPWSYEDCVFDIGYKLYKPDFFLYDQKGKLVKIVEIKSRSKDAKMNAREALNIIEEQHHIKCELISYEELLDLYKTLPFSLTSTIEEWIKSENTTISKVAYGELNGHYNLKHDEETKKKIGEHTRSLWLSNGIAKQRMLEGLKKSGLAQKGKIKKPRENRTCEECGKIFKVIITSKQKFCSRTCAGHRAIRHATNTYVEIRNEVHHNIREYIIKWSRENSDIVVKTPLNKIKTTIQSLIRDIEREFQVKDLRVISKSVFGEDRGRKELIKFMKSVCNEDVC from the coding sequence ATGAACAGGGGATATGCAGGTTTTTATAAAGGACATTATTTACGAAGCTCATATGAATATGCGTATGCCAAATATCTTGATCATCACTCAATTCCTTGGAGCTACGAAGATTGTGTATTTGATATTGGATATAAATTGTATAAACCCGACTTCTTCTTATATGATCAAAAAGGAAAACTTGTTAAAATAGTGGAAATTAAATCGAGAAGTAAAGACGCAAAAATGAATGCGAGAGAAGCATTGAATATTATTGAGGAACAGCATCATATAAAGTGTGAACTAATCTCTTATGAAGAGCTGCTTGACTTGTATAAAACATTGCCTTTTTCTTTAACATCAACTATTGAGGAATGGATAAAATCAGAAAATACCACTATTAGTAAAGTCGCTTATGGTGAACTTAATGGTCATTATAATTTAAAACATGATGAGGAAACTAAAAAGAAAATAGGAGAGCATACTAGAAGCTTATGGCTATCTAATGGTATAGCAAAACAAAGAATGTTGGAAGGATTAAAAAAGTCAGGTTTAGCTCAGAAAGGAAAAATAAAAAAGCCAAGAGAAAACAGAACTTGTGAAGAGTGTGGAAAGATATTTAAAGTTATCATTACTTCAAAACAAAAGTTTTGCAGTCGAACTTGTGCAGGTCATCGGGCAATTAGGCATGCCACAAACACATATGTTGAAATAAGAAATGAGGTACACCATAATATACGGGAATATATTATTAAATGGTCAAGAGAAAACTCAGATATAGTTGTTAAAACACCTTTAAACAAAATCAAAACTACTATTCAATCCTTAATTAGGGATATTGAAAGGGAATTTCAAGTTAAGGATCTCAGAGTCATCTCAAAATCAGTATTTGGAGAAGATCGGGGAAGGAAAGAGTTAATTAAATTTATGAAAAGCGTGTGCAATGAAGATGTATGCTGA
- a CDS encoding YqhG family protein — MQQHEIRHFVERYFRANECAILEANDEYMTVQLTIEMDKELMNRPFYWHYIERTGGTPQPMQLTLITKSTEKTKALQGERLHFGSPRLHQIFRSAQKRGSFIRLYEEPDASQHTHIPLHPWLGLNVKISYQCDRKKDQILSLGLHLISGTIIEQFHEFLLKRKLTPKIPDYCFTISPLIKPKSGIGRLEQYIRSRIAADDHTWAEKAEERWAEDLALLDHFYEEIEEKPECYYIEKEALEQQYKPRIIVSVINGGIFYLLPRS; from the coding sequence ATGCAGCAACATGAAATCCGCCATTTTGTCGAGCGATATTTCCGCGCCAATGAATGCGCGATTCTTGAGGCAAATGACGAATATATGACGGTGCAGCTGACGATCGAAATGGACAAAGAGTTAATGAATCGGCCGTTTTATTGGCATTATATCGAACGGACCGGCGGCACGCCGCAGCCGATGCAGCTGACGCTGATTACAAAATCAACAGAAAAGACAAAAGCTTTGCAGGGGGAGCGGCTGCATTTCGGCTCGCCGCGATTGCACCAAATTTTTCGCTCCGCGCAAAAGCGCGGCAGCTTCATCCGCCTTTATGAAGAACCCGATGCCTCCCAGCACACGCATATCCCGCTCCATCCTTGGCTTGGCTTGAACGTAAAAATTTCGTATCAATGCGACCGCAAGAAAGATCAAATTTTATCGCTCGGCTTGCACTTAATTAGCGGAACGATCATCGAACAATTTCATGAGTTCCTGCTAAAACGGAAGCTCACGCCGAAAATTCCTGATTACTGTTTTACGATTTCGCCGCTCATCAAACCGAAAAGTGGGATTGGCCGTTTAGAACAATATATTCGCAGCCGCATTGCCGCGGACGACCATACATGGGCGGAAAAAGCAGAAGAACGATGGGCGGAAGATTTGGCGCTTCTCGACCACTTTTATGAAGAAATCGAAGAGAAGCCGGAATGTTATTATATCGAAAAAGAGGCGTTGGAACAGCAATACAAACCACGCATTATCGTTTCCGTCATTAACGGAGGAATATTTTATTTACTTCCTCGCTCTTAA
- a CDS encoding ROK family transcriptional regulator, translating into MVRTGNIGLVKKINKHIVLKLIREKNNISRAEIAKITGLNKATVSALVDELISEHFVSESGIGVSTGGRRPLMLRFNEAAGSLIGIELGVNYIYAVLTDLNAEIIWEKMSHFRANEKQEAIIEKMIAMIHEAIRHAPTTPYGIMGIGIGVPGIVNTEEGLVIFAPNLHWDHVALASILQKQWPNYPIIIENEAKLAALGEKWFGAGKEFANFVYVSAGIGIGAGIIIHNQLYRGIDGIAGEIGHHVIDIHGVRCNCGNNGCWEMYASEKYIQRRLEQEHYHSMLEGFSVEKVRALAERGDKQMAQILAEVGHYLGIGILHIIYAYNPEAVIVGSTIGKAGKWVLEPAREEVEKRILVKNGNGPFIIPSQLLEKSCAIGAVASVLEKVVMPSELEVIS; encoded by the coding sequence ATGGTGCGAACAGGAAATATAGGACTTGTCAAAAAAATCAATAAACATATCGTATTAAAGCTAATTCGTGAAAAAAATAATATTTCGCGGGCGGAGATCGCCAAAATCACCGGATTAAACAAGGCGACGGTATCAGCGTTAGTCGATGAATTAATTTCCGAACATTTTGTCAGCGAAAGCGGAATTGGCGTTTCCACCGGCGGCCGCCGGCCGCTCATGCTCCGCTTTAACGAAGCGGCTGGCTCATTAATTGGCATAGAGTTAGGGGTCAACTACATTTATGCTGTGTTAACTGACTTAAACGCCGAGATCATTTGGGAAAAGATGTCCCATTTCCGCGCCAATGAAAAGCAGGAAGCAATCATTGAAAAAATGATCGCGATGATTCACGAAGCCATTCGCCATGCGCCAACGACTCCGTATGGAATAATGGGCATCGGCATTGGCGTGCCGGGGATTGTGAATACAGAGGAAGGACTTGTCATATTTGCCCCAAACCTTCATTGGGATCATGTTGCTCTCGCTTCCATTCTTCAAAAGCAATGGCCAAATTATCCGATTATTATCGAAAACGAAGCAAAACTGGCAGCGCTTGGCGAGAAATGGTTTGGCGCCGGCAAAGAGTTTGCGAATTTTGTATATGTCAGCGCCGGAATCGGGATCGGCGCCGGAATCATCATTCACAACCAGCTATACCGCGGAATTGATGGCATTGCCGGCGAAATCGGCCATCATGTCATTGACATTCACGGCGTTCGTTGCAACTGCGGCAATAACGGATGCTGGGAGATGTACGCGTCAGAAAAGTATATTCAGCGTCGGCTCGAGCAGGAACATTATCATTCCATGTTAGAAGGCTTTTCCGTAGAGAAAGTACGCGCATTAGCTGAACGCGGCGACAAGCAAATGGCGCAAATATTGGCGGAGGTCGGCCATTACCTGGGGATTGGCATTTTACATATCATTTATGCGTATAACCCGGAAGCCGTTATTGTCGGCAGTACGATTGGCAAGGCGGGCAAATGGGTGCTGGAGCCGGCACGGGAAGAAGTCGAAAAAAGGATATTAGTGAAAAATGGGAACGGTCCGTTCATTATTCCATCACAGTTATTGGAAAAAAGCTGTGCGATCGGCGCCGTGGCTTCTGTACTAGAAAAAGTAGTGATGCCTTCGGAGTTAGAAGTCATTTCCTAG
- the gcvPB gene encoding aminomethyl-transferring glycine dehydrogenase subunit GcvPB, whose translation MHKDQPLIFEISKPGRIGYSLPELDVPAVDIDEVVPADYIRTQEPELPEVSELDIMRHYTALSKRNHGVDSGFYPLGSCTMKYNPKINENVARLPGFAHIHPLQPEEMVQGALELMYDLQEHLKEITGMDAVTLQPAAGAHGEWTGLMMIRAYHEANGDFQRTKVIVPDSAHGTNPASAKVAGFETITVKSTEDGLVDLEDLKRVVGPDTAALMLTNPNTLGLFEENILEMAEIVHEAGGKLYYDGANLNAVLGKARPGDMGFDVVHLNLHKTFTGPHGGGGPGSGPVGVKADLIPFLPKPVVEKGENGYYLDYDRPQSIGRVKPFYGNFGINVRAYTYIRSMGPDGLKAVTEYAVLNANYMMRRLAEYYDLPYDRHCKHEFVLSGKRQKKLGVRTLDIAKRLLDFGFHPPTVYFPLIVEECMMIEPTETESKETLDAFIDAMIQIAKEAEENPEIVQEAPHTTVVKRLDETTAARKPILRYQKQ comes from the coding sequence ATGCATAAAGATCAGCCGCTTATTTTTGAAATCAGTAAACCAGGTCGCATCGGATACAGCTTGCCGGAGTTGGACGTTCCGGCTGTCGATATCGATGAAGTTGTGCCGGCGGATTATATCCGCACGCAAGAACCGGAGCTTCCGGAAGTATCGGAACTCGATATTATGCGCCATTACACCGCTTTATCAAAACGAAACCATGGCGTTGATTCCGGTTTTTATCCGCTCGGTTCGTGCACGATGAAATACAATCCGAAAATCAATGAAAACGTCGCCCGTTTGCCAGGATTCGCCCATATCCACCCGCTTCAGCCGGAAGAAATGGTACAAGGGGCGCTGGAATTAATGTACGATCTGCAGGAGCATTTAAAGGAAATTACCGGCATGGACGCCGTGACATTGCAGCCGGCCGCGGGCGCCCACGGCGAATGGACGGGGCTGATGATGATTCGCGCCTATCATGAGGCAAACGGCGATTTCCAGCGGACGAAAGTAATCGTTCCTGACTCGGCGCACGGCACCAATCCGGCTTCGGCGAAGGTCGCCGGCTTTGAAACCATCACTGTCAAATCGACGGAAGACGGGCTAGTTGACTTAGAAGATTTAAAACGCGTCGTCGGTCCGGATACAGCGGCGTTGATGCTGACAAACCCAAACACGCTCGGCTTGTTTGAAGAAAACATTTTAGAAATGGCGGAAATCGTCCACGAAGCCGGCGGAAAGCTGTATTATGATGGAGCGAACTTAAACGCGGTGTTAGGCAAAGCAAGACCGGGGGATATGGGTTTTGATGTCGTCCATCTCAACTTGCATAAAACGTTTACCGGTCCGCACGGTGGCGGCGGTCCAGGCTCTGGTCCAGTCGGGGTCAAAGCCGACCTCATTCCGTTTTTGCCGAAGCCGGTCGTGGAAAAAGGCGAAAACGGCTATTATCTCGACTATGACCGCCCGCAGTCCATCGGTCGTGTAAAACCTTTCTATGGCAACTTCGGCATAAACGTCCGCGCCTACACATATATTCGTTCGATGGGGCCAGATGGTTTAAAAGCGGTGACGGAATATGCCGTGTTAAATGCCAACTACATGATGCGCCGTCTCGCGGAATATTACGATTTGCCGTATGACCGCCATTGCAAGCACGAATTTGTCTTGTCCGGCAAACGGCAAAAGAAACTTGGCGTCCGCACGCTTGATATCGCGAAGCGTTTGCTAGATTTCGGCTTCCATCCGCCGACGGTTTATTTCCCGCTTATTGTCGAGGAATGCATGATGATCGAGCCGACAGAAACGGAATCCAAAGAAACGCTCGATGCGTTTATCGACGCGATGATTCAAATCGCCAAAGAAGCGGAAGAAAATCCGGAAATCGTGCAAGAGGCGCCTCATACAACCGTTGTCAAACGCCTTGACGAAACGACAGCGGCGCGCAAGCCGATTTTGCGCTACCAAAAACAATAA